One region of Carassius carassius chromosome 41, fCarCar2.1, whole genome shotgun sequence genomic DNA includes:
- the LOC132123323 gene encoding lysophosphatidic acid receptor 6-like: MYNTTVQMEALTQIWTGSASNKNSSLQLYNITDCPKNDNFKYPLYSIVFCIIFMVGLITNVAAMYIFTCSLKLRNETTTYMMNLVVSDLLFVLTLPLRVFYFIQQNWPFGSLLCQLSVSLFYTNMYGSILFLTCISVDRFLAIVHPFRSRGLRTKRNAKIVCAAVWVLVLSGSLPTGFMLNSTNKQKNNTIACFENFSSNQWKSHLSKVVIFIETVGFLIPLILNGVCSAMVLQTLRRPQTVSRGGKLNKKKILRMIIVHLSIFCFCFIPYNVNLIFYSLVRTKTLEGCAVESVVRTTYPIALCIAVSNCCFDPIVYYYTSETIQNSIKRKSQMNRSLMSSSLRLCSQRQTHLFSSALGP; the protein is encoded by the coding sequence ATGTACAACACCACTGTTCAGATGGAGGCTTTGACACAGATATGGACTGGCAGTGCCAGCAACAAAAATTCCTCTCTGCAGCTATATAACATCACCGACTGCCCAAAGAATGACAACTTCAAATATCCACTCTACAGCATAGTGTTTTGCATTATCTTCATGGTGGGACTCATCACCAATGTTGCAGCCATGTACATTTTTACTTGTTCACTGAAACTACGGAATGAGACCACCACGTATATGATGAATCTTGTGGTTTCTGATTTATTATTTGTGCTCACACTCCCTTTGAGGGTCTTTTACTTCATCCAGCAGAACTGGCCATTTGGCAGCCTGCTCTGCCAGCTCTCTGTCTCACTCTTTTACACCAACATGTATGGGAGCATCCTGTTCCTAACATGCATCAGCGTGGACCGTTTCCTCGCCATCGTTCACCCCTTCCGTTCAAGGGGGCTCCGGACCAAACGCAATGCTAAAATTGTGTGTGCTGCTGTTTGGGTTCTAGTGCTGTCTGGAAGTCTTCCGACAGGCTTCATGCTGAACAGTACTaacaagcaaaaaaacaacacaatagcCTGCTTTGAGAACTTCTCCTCAAATCAGTGGAAGAGCCATCTCTCAAAGGTAGTCATCTTCATAGAGACAGTGGGATTCCTTATCCCCTTGATACTGAACGGTGTTTGCTCCGCTATGGTACTCCAAACTTTGAGGAGGCCACAGACTGTTAGTCGGGGAGGGAAGCTGAACAAGAAAAAGATCTTGAGGATGATCATTGTCCACCTCTCCATCTTCTGCTTTTGTTTCATCCCCTACAACgtcaacctcatcttctattcACTTGTGCGGACAAAAACTTTGGAGGGCTGTGCAGTAGAATCAGTGGTTCGGACAACCTATCCGATTGCTCTGTGTATTGCTGTGTCCAACTGCTGTTTCGACCCCATAGTCTACTATTACACGTCAGAGACGATACAAAACTCCATTAAGAGGAAGTCTCAGATGAACCGTTCCTTGATGTCAAGTTCTCTGAGGCTTTGCAGTCAGAGACAAACTCATCTCTTCAGTTCAGCCTTAGGTCCATAA